CCATAAAGGTTGCTCAGGTCAGTCATGCTCTGTCATCTCTGTAAATGGTTGACATCGCTGAGGCCGTTTAACTCATGGGACCTGTCAATGTAGTGGATGATCCAAGAACCCCATAATGTGGGAACGTTCTTTGGCTGCATCGGCAAAGACAATTTTGGTGAGATCCTGAAGCAGAAGGCAAGGGAAGCCCACGTGGATGCCCACTACTACGAACAAGATGAAGAGCCTACCGGGACATGTGCTGCCTGCATCACCGGAGACAACAGGTTGGTAATAATGATGACTAAAGCACATAAAGATCTCATCTGTATACAGGTCctcatttctgttttcctttcctACCATCAGGTCTCTGGTCGCTAATCTAGCTGCTGCTAATTGTTATAAGAAGGATAAACATCTAGATCTGGAAGAAAACTGGAAGCTGGTGGAAAAAGCTAATGTCTACTATATCGCTGTGAGTAGTTTTTCTCTATGGAAAACCAGCAGAGGACCCACAGGATCATTTCCTGACAGACTGGTGTAGTTTCTGCTAAAGGATTCACCTCATGCGATTCATCACAGACGTCAAGTTATAAAAAGCAGATGATTCCTGACCCAGTGTCACGGTTTGCTACCAGGGTTTCTTCCTGACCGTCTCTGTGGAGTCCATCCTGAAAGTGGCAAAGCACGCGTCTGAAAATAACAAGCTATTCTGCCTGAATCTCTCTGCGCCCTTCATCTGCATGTTCTTCAAGGATAATCTCATGCAGGTTTTACCCTACGTTGATGTCCTGTTCGGCAATGAGACAGTAAGCCAAACTCCAGAAAGCAAACATTTCAGACAATATCAGCTACGTGTAATTATGCAGAGAAACAGCTTTTGGTTCCTTTTTGTTTCTCAGGAGGCAGCAGCTTTTGCTAAAGAGCAGAACTTTGAGGTAAGTGGATTAGCAGTTTTCACAGTTGCTTTATTTATCATGTATTTTGTTCATTATCAACCGGTGTTGGCGTGTGTTTTGTCTGCAGACCACGGACATTAAGGAAATTGCCAAAAAAGCCCAGGCTTTACCCAAAGTCAACAAGAAGAGACCAAGGATTGTAGTGATTACCCAGGGAAAGGATGAGACTACTATTGCTCAAAGTATGACCTTctgttcttttgtctttttattttgtctatCTTGTGTGTTTTCCCTGATGGAAGTATAATACTCTTTCTTGTCCCTGTTCAGAAGACAAGATTGAGACATTCCCTGTACTAAAAATTGACCCCAAGGATATTGTTGACACAAATGGCGCAGGTGATGCCTTTGTAGGAGGTAAgagtatccatccatccttccatttatgtatttatttattcattcattgaataCATTTCAAAGTTGCATGTTGCTTCCCTTATTTTCTGTTGATTCCTGCTGAAGTTTCCTTTCTCGTGTACAGGTTTCCTCTCTGAACTCGTGAAGGAGAACCTGCTGGATCAGTGCGTCAATGCGGGGCATTACGCCGCCAACGTCATCATCAGACAAGCAGGTTGCACTTTCCCAGAAAAACCACACTTCAAATGAGGATTCTCAGGAAACTTACACTTCAGCCTGAATCCTCTGCCTTAGACAACTGACTAAATATTTCCAGTTTTGTCTACAGTGGGTACCTTTCTTGTagccttgttttcttttttaaattagcaGTCCGTCCATGTCATCCACACAATTTTCTTCATCAATATGCTATAACACAGGCTGTCAGGCCATGGGGATGGCCTGCCTCATGTATATCATTCCTGCCATTTGATCCAAAGCAGTTCTTGCTGATGCAAACATTGAGGTTGTACTTGTACTTCCAATTGACTGCTATTTCATCTcaacatcatttttattctcccTGAAACAGTCTattggtttctttttctttttttttgtttttgctatcTTTGAGGGTCTCCTGGAAAGTCCCCGTTGGGGGCCAGTAGAAATGCAGCCAAGCGCCAAAGGAGTGTTTGTTTCTCGTGTAATGATTCAAAAGCAATCATGACACCCCGGTCTCTGCTGATGTTGTTTTACAAGAACAATCTAAAGGGGAAATCTTGTCATTGATTTCAGTTTTCTTAGGACATTTTGGTTCAAACTGAGTCCAGCATGCTATCCATCTTTATTGTctgcttatatatatatatatatatgcattattgacatgttttgaagatttaaaaaaagaagaagctattTCCGATTATAGTTTTGATTTTTGGATGAAATATAAAAGGCCAGTtatgaaaaacagtttttcatTTATGTGCATTGTAACTATCATGTCACTCATTGTCCTCAGAGTAAAAATGGGCTGTCATGCTCCAGACTCGGGGAGGCCAAACCTCTGAATTCAGTTTAGTTAACTGTAATTTTATGGTTTGTGTAATGCTTGATACTTGaatctaataataatgaataaagaaGTATGTGTAATTCTGAATACTGCAAGATATATTTGAAACTCAaatga
This is a stretch of genomic DNA from Antennarius striatus isolate MH-2024 chromosome 11, ASM4005453v1, whole genome shotgun sequence. It encodes these proteins:
- the adka gene encoding adenosine kinase isoform X2, yielding MSSLRPNLLFGMGNPLLDISAVVDKEFLDKYTLKSNDQILAEDKHKALFEELVKKFKVEYHAGGATQNSIKVAQWMIQEPHNVGTFFGCIGKDNFGEILKQKAREAHVDAHYYEQDEEPTGTCAACITGDNRSLVANLAAANCYKKDKHLDLEENWKLVEKANVYYIAGFFLTVSVESILKVAKHASENNKLFCLNLSAPFICMFFKDNLMQVLPYVDVLFGNETEAAAFAKEQNFETTDIKEIAKKAQALPKVNKKRPRIVVITQGKDETTIAQKDKIETFPVLKIDPKDIVDTNGAGDAFVGGFLSELVKENLLDQCVNAGHYAANVIIRQAGCTFPEKPHFK
- the adka gene encoding adenosine kinase isoform X1, whose amino-acid sequence is MASEEPQAKKQKLSEEEKTESPNKEIPSKLRPNLLFGMGNPLLDISAVVDKEFLDKYTLKSNDQILAEDKHKALFEELVKKFKVEYHAGGATQNSIKVAQWMIQEPHNVGTFFGCIGKDNFGEILKQKAREAHVDAHYYEQDEEPTGTCAACITGDNRSLVANLAAANCYKKDKHLDLEENWKLVEKANVYYIAGFFLTVSVESILKVAKHASENNKLFCLNLSAPFICMFFKDNLMQVLPYVDVLFGNETEAAAFAKEQNFETTDIKEIAKKAQALPKVNKKRPRIVVITQGKDETTIAQKDKIETFPVLKIDPKDIVDTNGAGDAFVGGFLSELVKENLLDQCVNAGHYAANVIIRQAGCTFPEKPHFK